Proteins found in one Pyrus communis chromosome 15, drPyrComm1.1, whole genome shotgun sequence genomic segment:
- the LOC137717989 gene encoding 12-oxophytodienoate reductase 2-like, which yields MSAQPAPPTIPLLTPYKLGNFDLSHRIVLAPLTRQRSYNNVPQPHAILYYSQRTSKGGLLIAEAVEVSDTARGYVDMPGIWTREQVEAWKPVVDAVHTKGGVFFCQIWHAGRVSNSGFQPNGQAPISCTDKPLTPQLLSNGVDVAEFTPPRRLETNEIPQIVNDFRLAARNAIEAGFDGVEIHGANGYIIDQFLKDQVNDRTDQYGGSLENRCRFALEIVEAVANEIGADKVGLRLSPFADYMESGDSNPNALGLYMAESLNKYGILYCHVIEPRMKTPGDISESSDSLAPMREAFKGAFIAAGGYEREDGNKAIAEGRADLIAYGRWFLANPDLPKRFELNAPLNKYNRDTFYTSDPVIGYTDYPFLETTV from the exons ATGTCTGCTCAACCAGCACCTCCCACAATTCCTCTCCTTACTCCCTACAAACTGGGAAACTTCGATCTTTCTCATAg GATTGTTTTAGCACCGCTGACTAGACAGAGATCGTACAACAATGTTCCTCAGCCACATGCCATCTTATATTACTCGCAGAGAACGTCAAAAGGGGGTCTTCTCATAGCTGAAGCTGTTGAAGTTTCGGATACTGCTCGAGG GTACGTGGATATGCCTGGTATTTGGACAAGGGAGCAAGTCGAAGCATGGAAACCTGTTGTTGACGCTGTTCACACTAAAGGCGGTGTCTTCTTCTGTCAGATTTGGCATGCCGGCAGGGTTTCAAATAGCG GTTTCCAGCCCAATGGGCAAGCTCCAATCTCTTGCACTGACAAGCCATTGACCCCCCAGCTACTGTCTAATGGCGTTGACGTTGCTGAATTCACACCTCCAAGGAGATTAGAGACGAATGAAATTCCACAAATTGTGAATGATTTTAGACTTGCTGCACGGAATGCTATCGAAGCTG GCTTTGACGGGGTTGAAATTCACGGGGCCAATGGCTACATTATTGATCAGTTTCTTAAAGACCAAGTGAACGATCGAACAGACCAATACGGTGGATCTCTAGAGAATCGTTGTCGATTTGCTCTGGAAATCGTTGAAGCTGTTGCTAATGAGATAGGAGCAGACAAAGTTGGACTTCGATTATCTCCATTTGCCGACTATATGGAGTCAGGGGATTCGAATCCTAACGCATTGGGCCTTTACATGGCGGAATCCTTGAACAAATACGGGATCTTGTACTGCCATGTGATTGAGCCAAGAATGAAGACACCGGGAGATATAAGTGAAAGCTCCGATAGTCTTGCGCCAATGAGAGAAGCATTCAAAGGTGCCTTCATCGCTGCAGGTGGTTACGAAAGGGAAGATGGGAACAAGGCCATTGCTGAGGGCCGTGCAGATCTTATTGCTTATGGTCGTTGGTTCTTGGCTAATCCGGATTTGCCAAAGAGATTTGAGCTTAACGCTCCTCTAAACAAGTACAATCGAGATACGTTCTACACATCTGATCCGGTAATTGGTTACACTGATTATCCATTTCTTGAAACCACGGTTTAA
- the LOC137718437 gene encoding putative pentatricopeptide repeat-containing protein At1g02420 codes for MALFRYVSSQNRKYPPLVLSLSRSFCSESGSSTTAADVETVYRILSCPTGSKNLKQALNSSGVFLSNDLIDKVLKRIRFSHGNPSQALEFFNYTGNRRGFYHTQFSLDTMLYILGRSRMFDKTWEVLVDTKYKDRNLITPRTVMVVLARIAKVCSVRQTVESFRKFKKLVPEFDTMCFNSLLRTLCQEKSMADARNVYHSLKHNFKPNLQTFNILLSGWKTSEEAEGFFEEMREMGVKPDVVSYNCLVDVYCKNREVDKAFKIVEEMRERDISPDVITYTSIIGGLGLVGQPDKARDILKEMTEYGCYPDAAAYNAAIRNFCIAKRLGDAYGLMDAMASKGLSPNATTYNLFFRVFFWSNDLQSSWSLYGRMMHAGCLPSTQSCMFLIRLFQRQEKVDMALRLWNDMIEKGFGSYILVSDVLFDLLCDLGKLVEAERCFLQMVEKGQKPSSVSFRRIKVLMELANKHEALKNLTEKMAVFGTSIHLPENSKSSMNTSRLQSHLI; via the coding sequence ATGGCATTATTCAGGTACGTCTCCTCGCAAAACCGAAAGTACCCACCTTTAGTCTtgtctctctctcgctctttcTGCTCAGAAAGCGGCAGCTCAACCACCGCCGCCGACGTCGAGACCGTTTATCGCATACTCAGTTGCCCCACTGGTTCCAAAAACTTGAAACAGGCATTGAATTCGAGTGGGGTTTTTCTCTCCAATGATTTGATTGATAAGGTTCTCAAACGGATTCGGTTCAGCCATGGAAACCCTTCACAGGCATTGGAATTTTTCAATTACACCGGCAACAGAAGAGGGTTTTACCACACTCAGTTTTCCTTGGACACAATGCTTTACATTCTAGGACGAAGTCGAATGTTCGACAAAACTTGGGAGGTCTTAGTTGACACTAAGTATAAGGATCGAAATTTGATAACCCCGCGCACTGTAATGGTTGTGTTAGCTAGAATCGCTAAGGTTTGCTCCGTTAGGCAAACCGTTGAGTCTTTTAGGAAGTTCAAGAAGCTCGTGCCTGAATTCGATACAATGTGTTTCAATTCCTTGTTGAGGACTCTTTGTCAGGAGAAGAGTATGGCGGATGCTAGGAATGTGTATCACAGTCTCAAGCATAATTTTAAGCCGAATTTGCAGACTTTCAATATATTGCTGTCCGGGTGGAAGACATCCGAGGAAGCTGAGGGGTTCTTTGAGGAGATGAGGGAGATGGGTGTGAAACCTGATGTCGTTTCCTACAATTGTTTGGTTGATGTTTATTGTAAGAATAGAGAAGTAGACAAGGCGTTTAAGATTGTAGAGGAAATGCGAGAACGGGATATATCACCTGATGTGATCACCTATACTAGTATCATTGGTGGATTGGGGTTGGTTGGTCAGCCAGATAAAGCCAGAGATATATTGAAGGAAATGACGGAGTATGGTTGCTACCCAGATGCTGCTGCATACAATGCGGCCATTAGGAATTTTTGCATCGCGAAGAGGCTTGGCGATGCTTATGGGTTGATGGATGCAATGGCAAGTAAGGGTTTGAGTCCGAATGCAACTACTTACAATTTGTTCTTCAGGGTTTTCTTCTGGTCAAATGACTTACAAAGCTCTTGGAGTTTGTATGGGAGAATGATGCATGCTGGGTGCTTACCAAGTACACAGTCTTGTATGTTCCTGATTAGGTTGTTTCAGAGACAGGAAAAGGTGGATATGGCATTGCGGCTGTGGAATGATATGATTGAGAAGGGTTTTGGTTCTTATATATTGGTATCTGATGTGCTGTTTGATTTGCTTTGTGATTTGGGAAAACTAGTGGAAGCAGAGAGGTGCTTCTTGCAGATGGTTGAAAAGGGGCAAAAGCCTAGTAGTGTTTCCTTCAGAAGGATCAAGGTGCTTATGGAACTGGCAAACAAGCATGAGGCCCTCAAGAACTTGACCGAGAAAATGGCAGTGTTCGGTACTTCAATCCATCTTCCTGAGAATTCAAAGAGCTCAATGAATACTTCGCGTTTACAGTCACATCTGATATAA